From the Quadrisphaera sp. RL12-1S genome, one window contains:
- a CDS encoding glycosyltransferase: MPSALFRALCAVFNSDGVLGEEMDHPLFVALFGLAGRRLIQVHDHEPHDANHELGLFKRTLRAWQLRRAHGLIAFSQNVAKHLRARFPEKVVSAAQLLSEMPDSYVDAPREHATRKHFLFIGRLYPYKNVGLVQEVARTVLSGTGEELHVLGSGPETVRSDDVVKHLKARFEFAELAVDGGGYRAMLMPYTSATQSGVQLVAAQLGLPCILTRTPGLMEYANSADLMIDFESARLELEEAIVTVLSWSQAEQDKRSRIVYDHYIQTLSHAHAGEAFVRSVESMLCNPNAPGGKRR; this comes from the coding sequence ATGCCCTCAGCGCTTTTTCGGGCCCTTTGCGCCGTCTTCAATAGTGACGGTGTACTCGGCGAGGAGATGGATCATCCGCTTTTTGTAGCACTTTTTGGGCTAGCCGGAAGGAGGCTAATTCAAGTCCACGACCATGAACCGCACGATGCTAATCACGAGCTGGGTCTCTTCAAGCGCACCCTTAGGGCCTGGCAGTTAAGGCGCGCTCACGGATTGATCGCCTTCAGTCAAAACGTTGCAAAGCATTTGCGAGCCAGGTTTCCGGAAAAAGTTGTATCTGCGGCTCAGCTGCTCAGTGAGATGCCTGATTCCTATGTCGATGCCCCGCGCGAGCATGCAACGCGCAAGCATTTTCTTTTCATTGGACGACTCTACCCGTACAAAAATGTGGGACTTGTTCAAGAGGTTGCACGTACCGTGCTCTCCGGAACCGGTGAGGAGCTGCATGTACTAGGTAGTGGCCCTGAGACAGTGCGCTCTGACGACGTGGTTAAGCATCTAAAGGCGCGCTTCGAATTTGCCGAGCTCGCAGTCGATGGCGGGGGTTATCGTGCGATGCTTATGCCATACACATCCGCCACTCAGAGCGGCGTTCAACTTGTGGCCGCCCAGTTAGGCCTGCCTTGCATTTTGACACGTACTCCGGGTTTAATGGAATATGCAAATTCAGCAGACTTGATGATCGATTTTGAAAGTGCTCGTTTAGAGCTGGAAGAGGCCATAGTGACGGTCCTGTCGTGGTCTCAAGCCGAGCAAGATAAGCGAAGCCGCATAGTCTATGATCATTACATCCAGACCCTCAGCCATGCTCACGCAGGTGAAGCGTTTGTTCGTAGCGTTGAGTCAATGCTGTGCAACCCTAATGCTCCAGGAGGGAAGAGACGGTGA
- a CDS encoding glycosyltransferase family 2 protein, translating to MKATYEPVVTIVAPIFNAKPYLAGFLELIRSLEYRNTEIIIVDDASTDGSADFLEENLVDGEAQLIRCPTNIGPGPARNEALRVAHGDFIWFVDCDDSWEPTILSRLLEAASDSGADVICCGFETRGIGGRRLPLRELSSHSTVHRPRTQLLIIERQLSGYLWNKLFKASALRNLEFPARRTLEDFQLVAEVSLRCSTVTFIPDVLYCHQLRESSISQSQLMAPTNLAEVADHLIILFRKESAISANHIRLFTLWFHVLGAVRLCNRTGGARVKYDTLRLLDFRALLLLIRFPGLGIQLCLEFLPVRGLLKLLVVGRQLALHRRGTP from the coding sequence GTGAAAGCCACCTACGAACCGGTCGTCACCATAGTCGCCCCTATTTTTAATGCTAAGCCCTACCTAGCGGGTTTTCTGGAATTGATTCGAAGTCTCGAGTACAGGAATACAGAGATCATCATTGTTGACGATGCTTCGACGGATGGTAGCGCGGACTTTTTGGAAGAAAATCTGGTAGATGGCGAAGCACAACTAATCCGATGCCCGACAAACATAGGACCGGGTCCGGCTCGCAACGAGGCTCTGCGTGTAGCACACGGCGACTTCATCTGGTTCGTAGATTGTGACGATTCATGGGAGCCAACCATCCTCAGTCGCCTCCTCGAGGCTGCGAGTGACTCGGGTGCTGACGTTATTTGCTGCGGTTTCGAGACTAGGGGTATCGGCGGAAGGAGGTTACCGCTTCGTGAATTGTCGAGTCACTCCACCGTCCACCGCCCACGTACACAACTGTTAATTATTGAGCGCCAACTGAGTGGCTATCTCTGGAACAAGTTATTCAAAGCCTCGGCCCTTAGAAATCTGGAATTTCCGGCTCGACGAACTCTCGAAGATTTTCAACTGGTAGCCGAGGTCTCGTTGCGCTGCTCAACCGTAACTTTCATTCCTGATGTTCTTTATTGTCACCAGTTGAGGGAGTCTTCAATATCGCAATCTCAACTTATGGCGCCGACTAATCTAGCTGAGGTTGCCGACCATCTAATTATCCTCTTCAGGAAAGAGTCGGCCATCAGTGCGAATCATATCCGACTTTTCACTCTTTGGTTTCACGTGCTCGGCGCTGTTAGGCTGTGTAACCGCACCGGAGGTGCAAGAGTCAAATATGACACTCTTAGGCTACTCGATTTCAGGGCATTACTTCTTTTGATCCGGTTTCCCGGCCTCGGGATCCAACTGTGTCTCGAGTTCCTTCCGGTTCGGGGTCTGTTGAAATTGTTAGTCGTCGGACGGCAGCTCGCGCTCCACCGCCGCGGCACGCCATGA